The following coding sequences lie in one Glycine max cultivar Williams 82 chromosome 19, Glycine_max_v4.0, whole genome shotgun sequence genomic window:
- the LOC100793911 gene encoding protein BIC1 isoform X4, with protein sequence MAHQSSSSESDDRQIPSHHQPLDLNSPHPSKDIIFNNNMELQQEESNLNKHEYDEDIRDKDKDVVTTQNPSAASETTLLCCNEENMALQEEETSDVAAAKEEEEEEDSGRERLNRHRVEVAGRVWIPDIWGQEELLKDWIDCTAFDATLVPSRISTAREALVQECTRANSAGLRIENREKTVTYNSD encoded by the exons ATGGCTCACCAATCCTCTTCTTCTGAATCTGATGACCGCCAGATTCCTTCTCATCATCAGCCATTGGACCTAAACAGTCCCCATCCTTCTAAAGATATCATCTTCAACAACAACATGGAACTACAACAAGAAGAGAGCAACCTTAACAAGCATGAATATGATGAAGATATTAGAGATAAAGATAAGGATGTTGTTACTACACAAAACCCATCTGCAGCTTCAGAAACGACCCTTCTTTGTTGCAACGAGGAGAATATGGCATTACAAGAAGAAGAGACTTCAGATGTTGCAGcagcaaaagaagaagaagaagaagaagatagtGGACGCGAGAGGCTGAATAGGCATAGAGTTGAAGTGGCTGGGAGGGTATGGATTCCTGATATATGGGGTCAGGAGGAGCTATTGAAGGATTGGATAGATTGCACTGCATTTGATGCTACTTTAGTTCCAAGCAGAATCTCCACTGCACGAGAGGCTTTGGTTCAAGAGTGTACAAGAGCCAATTCTGCTGGACTAAGAATAGAGAACAG GGAAAAGACAGTTACGTATAATTCGGATTAA
- the LOC100793911 gene encoding protein BIC1 isoform X3 codes for MAHQSSSSESDDRQIPSHHQPLDLNSPHPSKDIIFNNNMELQQEESNLNKHEYDEDIRDKDKDVVTTQNPSAASETTLLCCNEENMALQEEETSDVAAAKEEEEEEDSGRERLNRHRVEVAGRVWIPDIWGQEELLKDWIDCTAFDATLVPSRISTAREALVQECTRANSAGLRIENRDLDFNIRIYPLITTALM; via the exons ATGGCTCACCAATCCTCTTCTTCTGAATCTGATGACCGCCAGATTCCTTCTCATCATCAGCCATTGGACCTAAACAGTCCCCATCCTTCTAAAGATATCATCTTCAACAACAACATGGAACTACAACAAGAAGAGAGCAACCTTAACAAGCATGAATATGATGAAGATATTAGAGATAAAGATAAGGATGTTGTTACTACACAAAACCCATCTGCAGCTTCAGAAACGACCCTTCTTTGTTGCAACGAGGAGAATATGGCATTACAAGAAGAAGAGACTTCAGATGTTGCAGcagcaaaagaagaagaagaagaagaagatagtGGACGCGAGAGGCTGAATAGGCATAGAGTTGAAGTGGCTGGGAGGGTATGGATTCCTGATATATGGGGTCAGGAGGAGCTATTGAAGGATTGGATAGATTGCACTGCATTTGATGCTACTTTAGTTCCAAGCAGAATCTCCACTGCACGAGAGGCTTTGGTTCAAGAGTGTACAAGAGCCAATTCTGCTGGACTAAGAATAGAGAACAG GGACTTGGATTTCAATATAAGGATTTATCCCTTAATAACAACTGCACTAATGTAG
- the LOC100793911 gene encoding protein BIC1 isoform X1, translating to MAHQSSSSESDDRQIPSHHQPLDLNSPHPSKDIIFNNNMELQQEESNLNKHEYDEDIRDKDKDVVTTQNPSAASETTLLCCNEENMALQEEETSDVAAAKEEEEEEDSGRERLNRHRVEVAGRVWIPDIWGQEELLKDWIDCTAFDATLVPSRISTAREALVQECTRANSAGLRIENSVVSGKRQLRIIRIKRCIVFCGTWISI from the exons ATGGCTCACCAATCCTCTTCTTCTGAATCTGATGACCGCCAGATTCCTTCTCATCATCAGCCATTGGACCTAAACAGTCCCCATCCTTCTAAAGATATCATCTTCAACAACAACATGGAACTACAACAAGAAGAGAGCAACCTTAACAAGCATGAATATGATGAAGATATTAGAGATAAAGATAAGGATGTTGTTACTACACAAAACCCATCTGCAGCTTCAGAAACGACCCTTCTTTGTTGCAACGAGGAGAATATGGCATTACAAGAAGAAGAGACTTCAGATGTTGCAGcagcaaaagaagaagaagaagaagaagatagtGGACGCGAGAGGCTGAATAGGCATAGAGTTGAAGTGGCTGGGAGGGTATGGATTCCTGATATATGGGGTCAGGAGGAGCTATTGAAGGATTGGATAGATTGCACTGCATTTGATGCTACTTTAGTTCCAAGCAGAATCTCCACTGCACGAGAGGCTTTGGTTCAAGAGTGTACAAGAGCCAATTCTGCTGGACTAAGAATAGAGAACAG TGTTGTTTCAGGGAAAAGACAGTTACGTATAATTCGGATTAAAAGATGCATCGTATTTTGTG GGACTTGGATTTCAATATAA
- the LOC100793911 gene encoding protein BIC1 isoform X2: MAHQSSSSESDDRQIPSHHQPLDLNSPHPSKDIIFNNNMELQQEESNLNKHEYDEDIRDKDKDVVTTQNPSAASETTLLCCNEENMALQEEETSDVAAAKEEEEEEDSGRERLNRHRVEVAGRVWIPDIWGQEELLKDWIDCTAFDATLVPSRISTAREALVQECTRANSAGLRIENSVVSGKRQLRIIRIKRCIVFCG; encoded by the exons ATGGCTCACCAATCCTCTTCTTCTGAATCTGATGACCGCCAGATTCCTTCTCATCATCAGCCATTGGACCTAAACAGTCCCCATCCTTCTAAAGATATCATCTTCAACAACAACATGGAACTACAACAAGAAGAGAGCAACCTTAACAAGCATGAATATGATGAAGATATTAGAGATAAAGATAAGGATGTTGTTACTACACAAAACCCATCTGCAGCTTCAGAAACGACCCTTCTTTGTTGCAACGAGGAGAATATGGCATTACAAGAAGAAGAGACTTCAGATGTTGCAGcagcaaaagaagaagaagaagaagaagatagtGGACGCGAGAGGCTGAATAGGCATAGAGTTGAAGTGGCTGGGAGGGTATGGATTCCTGATATATGGGGTCAGGAGGAGCTATTGAAGGATTGGATAGATTGCACTGCATTTGATGCTACTTTAGTTCCAAGCAGAATCTCCACTGCACGAGAGGCTTTGGTTCAAGAGTGTACAAGAGCCAATTCTGCTGGACTAAGAATAGAGAACAG TGTTGTTTCAGGGAAAAGACAGTTACGTATAATTCGGATTAAAAGATGCATCGTATTTTGTG GGTAG
- the LOC121174126 gene encoding cytochrome b-c1 complex subunit 9, mitochondrial, with product MEAVSRRRGGGIFESLYKVVMRRNSVYVTFVIAGAFLGERAVDYGVHKLWEANNVGKRYEDIPVLGQRQSE from the exons ATGGAAGCTGTTTCTCGAAGAAGAGGTGGAGGCATTTTCGAAAGCCTCTACAAGGTCGTTATGCGTCGCAACTCTGTCTACGTTACCTTCGTCATCGCTGGCGCCTTCCTCGGAGAACGG GCTGTAGATTATGGAGTCCACAAGCTCTGGGAGGCTAATAATGTTGGG AAACGATATGAAGACATTCCTGTGCTAGGGCAAAGGCAGTCAGAATAG
- the LOC100527763 gene encoding 60S ribosomal protein L10a-like yields the protein MSKLQSDALREAISQVVSNSKEKNRKFTETIELQIGLKNYDPQKDKRFSGSVKLPHIPRPKMKICMLGDAQHVEEAEKIGLDYMDVEALKKLNKNKKLVKKLAKKYHVFLASEAVIKQIPRLLGPGLNKAGKFPTLVTHQESLESKVNETKAMVKFQLKKVLCMGVAVGNCTMEEKQIFQNVQLSVNFLVSLLKKNWQNVRCLYLKSTMGSAIRVF from the exons ATGAG TAAGCTACAAAGTGATGCACTGAGAGAGGCAATTTCCCAGGTGGTGAGTAATTCAAAGGAGAAAAATCGTAAATTCACCGAGACTATTGAGCTGCAAATTGGATTGAAGAACTATGATCCTCAGAAAGATAAGCGTTTCAGTGGTTCTGTTAAGCTTCCGCATATTCCTCGCCCTAAGATGAAAATCTGCATGCTCGGTGATGCTCAGCACGTTGAAGAG GCGGAAAAAATTGGGCTGGACTACATGGATGTGGAAGCACTGAAGAAactcaataaaaacaaaaaacttgtgAAGAAGCTTGCCAAGAAATATCATGTTTTTCTAGCTTCTGAAGCAGTCATCAAGCAAATTCCTCGTCTTTTGGGGCCTGGTTTAAATAAGGCAG GTAAATTTCCAACATTAGTGACTCATCAGGAGTCCTTGGAGTCAAAAGTTAATGAAACAAAGGCAATGGTGAAGTTTCAACTTAAGAAAGTTCTTTGTATGGGTGTTGCCGTTGGAAATTGCACAATGGAGGAGAAACAGATATTCCAGAATGTACAACTCAGTGTCAATTTCCTTGTTTCATTATTGAAGAAAAACTGGCAAAAC